In one Sphaeramia orbicularis unplaced genomic scaffold, fSphaOr1.1, whole genome shotgun sequence genomic region, the following are encoded:
- the trim16 gene encoding tripartite motif-containing protein 16, producing the protein MADPDQTYTQNHTCPESERNRDQSSRETPQSPPETIQSPTETPQSPPETLQSLDPQSPPETLQSPDPQSPPETLQSPAKVPQTSTETKTKEDSEDPKTTEETQIPEYLKEYEDPDKPEEEEPLGPDDVVCDSCMETPRRAVKSCLTCLVSYCQPHLRPHLENPKFQNHRLLEPLRDIERRTCETHKRPLELFCQADSHCVCQDCVSEDHRGHKTVPVEEARHRIQKELMDKQTEMKKTVAAAENAINKLQVNTVCIENSVSEVRSVISSSFDRLQASVEKAKKEVTEILEGEEQQALKQAQGIRVHLEHRCTDLKKTQAQVDRITRNHNHVDFLQEYSEWRKEAADVSLPGVSIGLTDSLASFSRVIVDSTDELCRALVSSYAQKLKQTCSNDKMGIKTTVQAIVAAKHNMSLPDPVTHDDFLKYSALVSFDGQTAHKFLRLTEDNQKVTNTTPWQHPYADVPERFEHWRQVLASESFYLGRHYFEADISGEGTHVGVTYKSIDRKGSESNCCITGNNFSWCLQWNGRTFSAWHGDVETPLSVQKFTRIGIYVDYTRGLLAFYGIGDGVTLIHRYEAEFLEPLYPAFWLSKKENVVALVVPGEPLRLKSPSPPTSPANGALVSKVAA; encoded by the exons AATCTGAGCGGAACAGGGACCAGAGTTCACGTGAGACCCCCCAGAGTCCACCTGAGACCATCCAGAGTCCAACCGAGACCCCCCAGAGTCCACCTGAGACCCTTCAGAGTCTAGACCCACAGAGTCCACCTGAGACCCTCCAGAGTCCAGACCCACAAAGTCCACCTGAGACCCTCCAGAGTCCTGCTAAAGTTCCACAGACCAGCACCGAAACTAAAACCAAAGAGGATAGTGAAGACCCCAAGACCACGGAGGAGACCCAGATCCCGGAGTATCTGAAGGAGTACGAAGACCCCGACAAgcctgaggaggaggagcctctggGGCCCGACGACGTGGTCTGCGACTCCTGCATGGAGACCCCCCGCCGGGCCGTCAAGTCCTGCCTCACCTGCCTGGTGTCGTACTGCCAGCCCCACCTCCGGCCGCACCTGGAGAACCCCAAGTTCCAGAACCACCGCCTGCTGGAGCCACTGAGGGACATTGAGAGGCGGACCTGCGAGACCCACAAGAGGCCCCTGGAGCTGTTCTGCCAGGCCGACAGCCACTGCGTCTGCCAGGACTGTGTGTCTGAAGACCACCGAGGACACAAGACCGTCCCTGTGGAGGAGGCCCGGCACCGCATCCAG AAGGAACTGATGGACAAACAGACGGAGATGAAAAAGACGGTGGCAGCGGCGGAGAACGCCATCAACAAACTACAGGTCAACACTGTCTGCAtagag AACTCTGTGTCGGAGGTTCGCTCCGTCATCTCCTCCTCCTTTGATCGGCTCCAGGCGTCGGTGGAAAAAGCCAAGAAGGAGGTGACGGAGATCCTGGAGGGGGAGGAGCAGCAGGCACTGAAGCAGGCCCAGGGGATCCGGGTCCACCTGGAGCACAGGTGTACGGACCTGAAGAAGACCCAGGCCCAGGTGGACCGGATCACCAGGAACCACAACCATGTGGACTTCCTGCAG GAATACTCGGAGTGGAGGAAGGAGGCGGCTGATGTTTCCCTCCCCGGCGTCTCCATCGGTTTGACCGACAGCCTGGCCTCCTTCAGCCGGGTCATCGTCGACTCCACTGATGAGCTGTGCCGAGCGCTGGTTTCCTCCTATGCACAGAAACTCAAACAGACGTGTTCCAACG ATAAAATGGGAATAAAGACTACTGTCCAGGCCATCGTGGCAGCAAAACACAACATGTCTCTACCGGATCCAGTGACGCATGATGACTTTCTCAAAT ACTCCGCCCTCGTCAGCTTCGACGGCCAGACGGCACATAAGTTCCTGCGTCTAACGGAGGACAACCAGAAGGTGACCAACACCACGCCGTGGCAGCATCCCTACGCAGATGTCCCGGAGCGTTTCGAGCACTGGCGGCAGGTCCTGGCATCAGAGAGCTTCTACCTGGGACGCCATTATTTCGAGGCAGACATCAGCGGTGAGGGCACGCATGTGGGTGTGACCTACAAGAGCATCGACCGCAAAGGCAGCGAGAGCAACTGCTGCATCACAGGAAACAATTTCTCATGGTGTCTGCAGTGGAATGGACGCACCTTCTCGGCATGGCACGGCGACGTGGAGACGCCGCTCAGTGTGCAGAAGTTCACGCGCATCGGCATCTACGTGGATTACACTCGAGGGCTGCTGGCCTTCTACGGTATTGGTGATGGCGTGACACTCATCCACCGCTACGAGGCCGAGTTCCTGGAGCCACTGTACCCGGCTTTCTGGCTCTCCAAGAAGGAGAACGTGGTGGCCCTGGTGGTACCCGGAGAGCCTCTACGCCTCAAAAGCCCCTCCCCTCCGACCTCCCCGGCCAACGGAGCGCTGGTGTCCAAAGTGGCGGCGTGA